From the Lysinibacillus fusiformis genome, the window TATATGGGATTACCTAATAATTTAGCTGAACTTGGCTATACACAGGCGGAAGTTCTAACAGAGCTTGTGGGAGCGAACCGTCAGCAAATTGGTATGCAAAGTGGTACACTAGAAATGTCCAATGTTAACCTCTCGAAAGAAATGACAGAACTCATTCAAACACAACGTTCTTATCAATTCAACGCAAGAGCGGTTACATTAGCAGATCAAATGCTTGGACTAATTAATGGCATTCGATAAGAAGTCATCCAAAACCGCATAGTAAGGAATGAAGAGGAGTACAATCTATGACAAACGATTCACGTCGACGTTCTGTGCCGACACAAGAAACCGATACGCAACCGCAACCAGAAAAGAAAGAACGCCGCTCGACTGGAGAGCAACGCGAGGTTCGATGGGTGCAAATCCGACTGATTCCGATTTGGTTACGCATTGTAATTGTTCTCATCTTAGTCGTTGTTGCCGCATCATTAGGCGCAATGTTTGGCTTTAGCGTTATTGGAGAAGGCAATGCTATGGATATTTTTAAAAGAGAAACATGGCAGCATATATTTGATATTATGAATGGTAAAGAATAACATTATTCTTTACCTTACTTTGTGTATACATACTTAATTTTGAGGGGGAAATGACATGTTAACAGCAGAACAAATTCAAGCAATTTTACCACACCGCTATCCATTTTTATTCGTAGATCGCATCGTTGAATTAGAAGAAGGGAAACGTGCTGTAGGTTTAAAAAACGTTTCAATCAACGAAGATTTTTTTAATGGGCACTTCCCAGGTTACCCTGTTATGCCAGGTGTGTTAATTGTGGAAGCTTTAGCTCAAGTAGGTGGAGTGGCTTTATTAAATGCAGAAGAATTTAAGGGCCGTTTAGCATTTTTAACGGGTGTTGACAATTGTCGTTTCAAACGTCAAGTAGTACCTGGCGACCAACTTAAATTGGAAGTAGAGTTTGTAAAACTTCGTGGCGTAATGGGTAAAGGTCATGGTGTAGCAACAGTAGATGGAGAACTTGTATGTGAAGCCGATATTCTATTTGCAATTGGGCCTGAACAGCCTAAACAAGCTTAATTTGCATTTGTAGACCAAAAGATATAAAATAGATAAAGTCAAGTCAAAAATTGATTAGTAGGTTGTTAAATTGCGATGGCAAATAAGCGATTGTGAATTGAAATAGATGTAATTTTCAGGTTTTACGAATGTAGGAGGATTATTAAGATGTATAAGGAATTGTCTTCAGGTATTAAAATTAGCATTACTCGTTCGATTTCAACATCTTTTGAAACATACTTAGCAAGTATTGGTTGGGATGAAGAGCGCTTTTCCATGGAAGACTTCATTGCAAGCTGGCAGACTTATTTTCAGGAGAATGCCGCATGGATCGAAAAAATCCCTGCTGATACATTGATGAGTGCACAGTTTCATGAAGAAATGGCACAAAAAATCGATGAGGTTATTGCCAAAATTTTAAATGAAGAACCAACGGCGCAGCAAATCGAAACAATCGAAACATTGCAAAAAGAGCTAGGCACAAACTATAGCTACGACTGTAAAGCAGAAGCAGCATATATTGAACAATTATTAAAAGAAAAACAAAAATAGTTTGTACAAAAATCGGATAGTTCCCTCCTTTCCCGGGCAATCTATGTAGGATCACAAATACAGAAGATGTATTTGATGACATAGTACCCAAGAAAGGAGGTTTTTTACTATGTGGAAAATGTCATTTTTAACCATTATTCTTGCAACTGCATTCCTTGGAGGTTGTAACTGGGGAAATAAAGCAGTAGAAGATCACCCTGTCCGAGAAGTCGAGAATGACGTTCGTCGTGGTGTCGACGATGTCGAGGACGCATTAGATCCGAATAATCGTGATGATGCATACGATCGCAATAACGTAAATGGGAATGGTGTTGATCGAGGTACTGTAAACGATAATACAACATTACCTGAAGCAACAACACCTGGTTCAAATGCCGATATCAACGGCACAAACGGCTATGACAACACACCAAATGCAAACGGTGTAAATGGTGTTGAACGTAATGACAACATAAACAGCAACAATAATAATGATGTTGTCGACGATAAAGTTAACGACACTGAAAAGTACCGTGATGGTATGAACAACCGATAACATAAAAAGAGTGTTTCCTCTATGGAAAACACTCTTTTTTCAATACCCGCGGAAGGGAAACGAATACCCGCGGAAGGGAAACGAATACCCGCGGAAGGAAAGCGAATACCCGCGGAAGGGAAACGAATACCCGCGAAAGGGAAACGAATACCCGCGAAAGGGAAACGAATACCCGCGAAAGGGAAACGAATACCCGCGAAAGGGAAACGAATACCCGCGAAAGGGAAACGAATACCCGCGAAAGGGAAACGAATACCCACGGAAGGAAAGCGAATACCCGCGGAAGGAAAGCGAATACCCGCGGAAGGAAAGCGAATACCCGGGAAGCAAAGCAAAACCCCCATCAATAATATTTCTTCATATGCTCCAGCAAATTTTCAGGTAAATGGTAAACACGATCCTTATAGGTACCGGTATATGGAAACTGAAATTTCCGTAACAATCGAGTAGCTGCATCGTTAGAATTAATTTTAAAAAAAGCTCGTAACTGCTGATTGGTAATACAATGACTAACTAATAACCGATAATCAAGCATGGCCTCTGCAAAAATTTCTATACTCCTATAATGACAAAACGAACATTTCCAAATGCCTCGATGGAAATACATATTATTTTGATAGGAACATTTTGGACAAAGAACACCGTGTCGAAATCGTGATGGGGCTATCGTTGTATGAATCTGAGGAATCGTACGCTTAGCAAGTAAGCCTTGCACGAATTGACTTAAATGATTATCCGTCATTATTTTTTTAGGATGCTTTTTAAAAAGTAACTGAAGATACTTATGAAGACCTGACACATGAAAAATGGGGAGATTATTAGTTGGATTGACAATGATTGTTGAAGGATTCGCTATAATAACAGCCCCTTCAACAGGGAGCGAACAACTTGCAAAAAAATCTTTAAGAAATCGTATATGACGTTCAGTTTGAGTAAGAGCATTTGGGAATCCTTCAACAGTACCATCAACCTTTGTGCGTGTGCATTGATGTGTGTGTTGATCAAATTCAAGTCGACCATGTATATTTTTGATTTCTATCACCAACATAAATTGAGGACAAATAAAAAGCGTATCAATCTGATGCAGATGTTGAGCAGTGTTCACAAGGCATACATTATGTAAGACAAAAAAGGTATTTGGGTATATTAATTCATGCCATACGCGATCAACCTTTTGCTCGCCCGCAAACCCTGCATCTAGTCGACGATACTGCTCTTGATAATAATGAAATTCTACATCATCCTTTAAAAGACGCCTCATCAAAGCCTCAAGCCATAATAATTTTAAAGGCTTCTCCCTCATAGCAATAACCAAATGTAACCCTCCTTTTTTTAAATTGTATTGTACATAAAAATAATTGCTTGTCCAACAAAAAAGCGATGCAAAAATTCGCATCGCTAGTCATTTTTTAATTTTGGTCGCTTTTTCATATCTTGCGTAAAGCGATCCAGTAAATCCTCTAGGGAAACGCCCTCAGCAAGTAACTCTGACAGTAATTGCTCAGCATATTTAGAGCGTTTAATTTTAAGCGTACCTTTTAATAGTACTGAAACATGATCACCGATTTCTTCAACAGTATGTACGATCACCTGGAAAGGAGCGGGTTCATTATCTGGAAACGAAATAACTGCACGTACATTGAATACTGTAGCATTCGCTAAGAGCTCATCAAAGGTTGAGCGATATTGTTTTTCCATAAACAATTCAAGTACCCAAGATTGATGACTATTTTCCTGATTAATAATGATGCCATCGATTAAAGGGAATGGTTGCACGCCATCTTTTGTGACAAGGTCAAAGGAAAGCATTTTAAATGTTTTCAATATGTATATTCCTCCTAAGTCTGTCATTCTTTTAGTATAACACATGAGGTAGCGGTTGTTTGTGAAGTGCCCCTGTGACGATTTTTCAAAAACTGC encodes:
- a CDS encoding DNA-directed RNA polymerase subunit beta, with protein sequence MTNDSRRRSVPTQETDTQPQPEKKERRSTGEQREVRWVQIRLIPIWLRIVIVLILVVVAASLGAMFGFSVIGEGNAMDIFKRETWQHIFDIMNGKE
- the fabZ gene encoding 3-hydroxyacyl-ACP dehydratase FabZ, translating into MLTAEQIQAILPHRYPFLFVDRIVELEEGKRAVGLKNVSINEDFFNGHFPGYPVMPGVLIVEALAQVGGVALLNAEEFKGRLAFLTGVDNCRFKRQVVPGDQLKLEVEFVKLRGVMGKGHGVATVDGELVCEADILFAIGPEQPKQA
- a CDS encoding nuclease-related domain-containing protein, giving the protein MVIAMREKPLKLLWLEALMRRLLKDDVEFHYYQEQYRRLDAGFAGEQKVDRVWHELIYPNTFFVLHNVCLVNTAQHLHQIDTLFICPQFMLVIEIKNIHGRLEFDQHTHQCTRTKVDGTVEGFPNALTQTERHIRFLKDFFASCSLPVEGAVIIANPSTIIVNPTNNLPIFHVSGLHKYLQLLFKKHPKKIMTDNHLSQFVQGLLAKRTIPQIHTTIAPSRFRHGVLCPKCSYQNNMYFHRGIWKCSFCHYRSIEIFAEAMLDYRLLVSHCITNQQLRAFFKINSNDAATRLLRKFQFPYTGTYKDRVYHLPENLLEHMKKYY
- a CDS encoding YwpF family protein, producing the protein MKTFKMLSFDLVTKDGVQPFPLIDGIIINQENSHQSWVLELFMEKQYRSTFDELLANATVFNVRAVISFPDNEPAPFQVIVHTVEEIGDHVSVLLKGTLKIKRSKYAEQLLSELLAEGVSLEDLLDRFTQDMKKRPKLKND